The following are encoded in a window of Acidobacteriota bacterium genomic DNA:
- a CDS encoding aspartate/glutamate racemase family protein, whose amino-acid sequence MQNKPRLAMLDWGIGGISVLQQIKARLGDVPVLYLSDTGVTPYGKMSRGALVERLHSVSAFLQTQGATHLVIGCNAASTALPLLKVTDFPIEGVIESAVRMTARLQPARLALIGGRRTVLSGVYRTAFAAQGIEVTQRIAQPLSGLIESGAVSSAELRAQCRRILAPIRNCSHLLLACTHYPAITPVLREFVSAKTVFINPASALVDQLKGWQLPKSGADVFLTTGDAGQMKQAAWRAFRYKIATVARITIKTVSK is encoded by the coding sequence ATGCAGAACAAACCTCGTTTGGCGATGCTGGATTGGGGCATCGGCGGCATTAGCGTGCTGCAACAGATCAAAGCGCGACTCGGCGACGTCCCAGTGCTGTACCTGTCCGACACGGGCGTCACGCCTTACGGCAAGATGTCGCGCGGCGCATTAGTCGAACGGTTGCACAGCGTCAGCGCGTTTTTACAAACGCAAGGCGCGACGCATCTGGTCATCGGTTGCAACGCGGCGAGCACGGCGCTTCCTTTGCTGAAGGTCACCGATTTCCCGATAGAGGGCGTGATCGAAAGCGCAGTGCGAATGACTGCGCGACTGCAACCCGCACGGCTCGCGTTGATCGGTGGCAGGCGCACGGTGTTGTCCGGCGTGTATCGAACAGCATTTGCAGCGCAGGGCATTGAAGTGACTCAACGCATCGCACAACCACTGTCCGGGCTGATCGAAAGCGGCGCTGTGTCTTCGGCTGAATTGCGCGCGCAATGCCGCCGTATCCTGGCTCCCATCAGAAACTGCTCGCACCTGTTGCTGGCTTGCACGCATTACCCCGCGATCACGCCGGTGTTGCGCGAATTCGTGTCGGCAAAGACCGTCTTTATCAATCCCGCCAGCGCGTTGGTGGATCAACTTAAAGGCTGGCAATTGCCAAAGAGTGGCGCGGATGTTTTTCTTACCACGGGCGACGCCGGGCAGATGAAACAAGCGGCATGGCGCGCCTTTAGGTATAAGATTGCGACTGTCGCCCGCATCACAATCAAAACCGTGTCGAAGTAA
- the uvrA gene encoding excinuclease ABC subunit UvrA — protein sequence MKKQQTNSSNSTPRGTARTTIAIQGARVHNLKNITLEIPRDQLIVVTGLSGSGKSSLAFDTIYAEGQRRYMESLSSFAKRFIAQVSKPDVDFIFGLSPVISIEQKTLANNPRSTVGTMTDIASYLNLLFATIAEPHCPRTGEPTPSRSANQILEAILSLPAGAEIELRAPVFKVYGEELDFVFTELRKKGCRRLIVDGQPLDISEQIELDEAAVKEMEAVVDRFVVNRKHEKALKAGIAATLLVGDGLMQVHILKGASKAEAEKFYRATTSAKHHFVYGDIQPDYFMFNNPESACRTCGGLGVYKLTHPELLIPDPRRSIRGGCFVREAFNYKPDTWDGRLIYSLSQALKFSLDTPWAALPDKAHNAILYGVETKFKVMTPPDAKEKDKRADWEGREIGFHGIARRIERHYRRYRQRGEASSGMEAWLDKVMVEHTCPDCNGARLRATRLLFTIADKSLYEFGQMNFDELHAFLGTLKPAGRGADAGRQVLNEIRGRVELLLGIGLDYLNFNRRSGTLSGGESQRIRLSTQIGSGLMGMLYVLDEPSIGLHPKDNVKMIATLERLRDIGNTVIVVEHDEDTIRAADHVIEMGIGAGIHGGEVVAQGTLKDVLACKASPTGQFLSGRRSIETPTERRKGNGKTLTIRGARENNLKSIDVTIPLGQLIAVTGASGSGKSTLINEILFKALWKNLEDTRTLPGAHAGVEGLEHVHKVVNIDQSPIGRSSRSNPATYIGFYDTIRDLFTRAPLAVEREYKPGRFSFNVKGGRCEECQGEGSITTQLYFMPDVEVTCGACKGARFNAETLEVTLRGKTIDDVLNMSVEEGVTFFASEPTIGKKVEVLNDLGLGYLTLGQSATTLSGGEAQRIKIATELSKLQRAKHTLYILDEPTTGLHLADIEKLLESLNRLVNAGHSVLLIEHHLDVIKTADHVIDLGPEGGHAGGAVVVTGTPEEVAACKRSHTGRFLKGHLRA from the coding sequence TCGTCGTGACCGGCTTAAGCGGCTCTGGTAAGTCCTCGTTGGCTTTCGATACGATTTATGCCGAAGGGCAGCGGCGCTATATGGAATCGCTGTCGAGCTTCGCCAAACGGTTCATCGCCCAAGTTTCCAAGCCTGACGTAGATTTCATCTTCGGCCTCTCGCCCGTCATTTCGATTGAACAGAAAACGCTCGCCAACAATCCGCGTTCAACCGTCGGTACGATGACCGATATTGCGAGCTATTTGAATTTGCTCTTTGCCACGATTGCCGAACCGCATTGCCCACGCACGGGCGAGCCGACGCCGAGCCGTTCGGCCAACCAGATTCTCGAAGCCATTCTTTCCTTGCCCGCAGGCGCCGAGATCGAATTGCGCGCGCCGGTGTTTAAGGTTTATGGCGAAGAACTGGATTTCGTCTTCACTGAGTTGCGCAAGAAAGGCTGCCGCCGGTTGATCGTGGATGGCCAGCCCCTCGATATCTCCGAACAAATCGAACTTGACGAAGCGGCGGTCAAAGAGATGGAGGCCGTGGTGGATCGTTTCGTCGTCAACCGCAAACACGAAAAAGCCCTCAAGGCGGGCATCGCGGCTACGTTGCTGGTAGGCGATGGGCTGATGCAGGTTCATATCCTGAAAGGCGCAAGCAAGGCCGAAGCCGAAAAGTTTTATCGCGCGACGACCAGCGCCAAACATCATTTCGTTTACGGCGACATCCAGCCGGACTATTTCATGTTCAATAACCCCGAAAGCGCGTGCCGGACGTGCGGCGGGCTGGGGGTTTACAAACTGACGCACCCGGAATTGCTGATTCCTGATCCGCGCCGTTCGATTCGCGGCGGCTGCTTTGTGCGCGAAGCGTTCAATTACAAGCCGGACACCTGGGACGGACGATTGATCTACAGCTTGTCACAGGCGTTGAAGTTTTCGCTTGATACGCCGTGGGCGGCGTTGCCGGACAAGGCGCACAACGCGATCCTTTACGGCGTCGAGACGAAGTTCAAAGTAATGACGCCGCCCGATGCGAAAGAGAAAGACAAACGCGCCGATTGGGAAGGCCGGGAGATAGGCTTTCACGGCATCGCACGTCGCATCGAACGTCATTACCGCCGTTACCGCCAGCGCGGCGAAGCGAGTTCTGGCATGGAGGCCTGGCTCGACAAAGTGATGGTCGAACACACCTGCCCCGACTGCAACGGCGCGCGCCTTCGCGCCACGCGGCTGCTGTTCACCATCGCGGACAAGAGCCTGTACGAATTCGGCCAGATGAATTTCGACGAATTGCACGCCTTCCTCGGCACGCTCAAACCCGCCGGACGCGGCGCGGACGCCGGCCGTCAAGTGCTCAATGAAATTCGCGGGCGCGTCGAATTGCTGCTGGGCATCGGGCTGGATTATCTGAACTTCAACCGGCGTTCGGGCACGCTGTCGGGTGGCGAATCGCAGCGCATTCGCTTGTCTACGCAAATCGGTTCGGGGCTGATGGGGATGCTTTATGTGCTGGATGAACCGAGCATCGGGCTGCATCCGAAAGACAACGTGAAGATGATCGCCACGCTCGAACGGCTGCGCGACATCGGCAACACGGTCATCGTCGTCGAACACGACGAAGACACCATTCGCGCCGCCGATCACGTCATCGAGATGGGCATCGGCGCGGGCATTCACGGCGGCGAAGTCGTCGCGCAAGGCACGCTCAAAGATGTGCTCGCCTGCAAGGCTTCGCCGACAGGGCAATTTCTTTCGGGGCGTCGTAGCATTGAGACACCCACCGAGCGGCGCAAAGGCAACGGTAAGACGCTCACGATTCGCGGCGCGCGCGAAAACAATCTGAAAAGCATTGACGTAACCATCCCGCTCGGCCAACTCATCGCCGTCACGGGCGCGTCGGGTTCGGGCAAGAGCACGCTCATCAACGAAATCCTGTTCAAAGCCCTTTGGAAAAACCTCGAAGACACGCGCACGTTGCCCGGCGCGCACGCTGGCGTAGAAGGCCTCGAACACGTCCACAAAGTCGTCAACATTGACCAATCGCCGATTGGCCGCAGCAGCCGCTCGAACCCGGCGACGTACATCGGTTTTTACGACACGATTCGTGACCTGTTCACGCGCGCGCCGCTCGCCGTCGAACGTGAATACAAGCCGGGGCGGTTTAGCTTCAACGTCAAAGGCGGGCGTTGCGAAGAGTGCCAGGGCGAAGGCTCCATCACCACGCAGCTTTATTTCATGCCCGATGTCGAAGTCACGTGCGGCGCGTGCAAAGGCGCGCGCTTCAACGCCGAGACGCTCGAAGTCACGCTGCGCGGCAAGACGATTGACGACGTGCTGAATATGTCCGTCGAAGAAGGCGTGACTTTCTTTGCCAGCGAACCCACCATCGGCAAAAAAGTCGAAGTGCTGAATGATTTAGGCTTGGGCTATCTCACGCTGGGGCAATCAGCGACGACGCTCTCAGGCGGCGAGGCCCAACGCATCAAAATCGCGACGGAACTGAGCAAACTGCAACGCGCGAAACATACGCTGTATATTCTGGATGAACCGACGACGGGCTTGCACTTGGCTGATATTGAAAAGCTGCTCGAATCGTTGAATCGGTTGGTCAACGCCGGGCATTCGGTGCTGTTGATTGAACATCACCTGGATGTGATCAAGACCGCTGACCACGTAATTGATCTGGGGCCGGAAGGCGGACACGCGGGCGGCGCAGTGGTGGTGACGGGGACGCCGGAAGAGGTGGCGGCGTGCAAGCGGTCGCACACAGGGCGCTTTCTCAAAGGACATTTGCGAGCTTAG
- a CDS encoding methyltransferase domain-containing protein yields the protein MSTNQVILIIYTTLYRKGGQQFPIVARTLAREKRMSGFAGEIRCCAVESKRDVLRQFAEIKAAGQCIREFHFVGHSGMYGPMFGTVAFPEQFSPYEWETLELPFADGAAAHFHCCRSARWFAPFFARTFKVQAFGFFWYTTFSRSKTRYQYAGADTTTDTLYTIGCKGRKSHGLGASVLKFAGLMPAEELKRFAPEAPAGDPTYNQVAVLYDAAFADIKVRQDEWQWLNRHLLSANDLTVLDIGCGNGALLSALSGRIKQGVGVDESAGMIERAQARAAAHKNLSFTTINTPALPFADDSFDVVISLMSFRYLDWDPLLGEIKRVVKPGGKLLIVDMVTVPVKLSEYPHFLADKLRTLLRQQSNATFKANLQKLVTHPAWKKMLEYNPIRSEHEMKWYLESRFPGQRMEILNLGWNARIVAFDSGPVERGVEVKLTYP from the coding sequence ATGTCAACGAATCAAGTCATCCTCATTATCTACACCACGCTGTACCGCAAAGGCGGGCAGCAGTTTCCTATCGTCGCCAGGACACTGGCGCGCGAGAAACGGATGAGTGGCTTCGCGGGCGAAATCCGCTGTTGTGCGGTCGAAAGCAAGCGCGACGTGTTGCGGCAGTTTGCTGAAATCAAAGCGGCGGGTCAGTGCATCCGGGAGTTTCATTTCGTTGGGCATTCCGGGATGTACGGGCCGATGTTTGGGACGGTGGCGTTTCCCGAACAGTTCAGCCCATACGAATGGGAGACGCTGGAACTCCCCTTTGCCGATGGGGCTGCGGCGCATTTTCATTGCTGCCGTTCGGCGCGTTGGTTTGCGCCGTTTTTTGCGCGCACGTTCAAGGTGCAGGCGTTCGGGTTCTTTTGGTACACAACCTTTTCGCGCAGCAAGACGCGCTATCAATACGCCGGGGCGGACACGACGACAGACACGCTGTATACGATTGGCTGCAAGGGCCGCAAGTCGCATGGCTTGGGCGCCTCGGTGCTGAAGTTCGCCGGGTTGATGCCCGCCGAAGAGTTGAAGCGCTTTGCGCCTGAAGCGCCTGCGGGCGATCCGACTTATAACCAAGTGGCGGTGTTGTATGACGCGGCGTTTGCGGACATCAAGGTGCGGCAGGATGAATGGCAATGGCTGAATCGGCATTTGCTGTCCGCGAATGATTTGACAGTGCTCGACATCGGTTGCGGTAACGGCGCGCTATTGTCGGCGTTGAGCGGCAGGATCAAGCAGGGCGTGGGCGTAGACGAATCCGCCGGGATGATCGAGCGCGCCCAGGCCAGAGCGGCAGCGCACAAGAATCTCAGCTTTACCACGATCAACACGCCAGCCTTGCCGTTTGCGGACGACAGTTTCGATGTGGTGATTTCGTTGATGTCGTTTCGTTATCTGGATTGGGACCCGCTGCTGGGTGAAATCAAACGGGTGGTGAAACCCGGCGGCAAATTGCTGATCGTGGATATGGTGACGGTGCCGGTGAAGCTGTCGGAATATCCGCACTTCCTGGCTGACAAATTGCGCACGCTGCTCAGGCAGCAAAGCAATGCGACTTTCAAGGCGAACCTGCAAAAACTGGTGACGCACCCGGCGTGGAAGAAGATGCTGGAATACAACCCGATTCGTTCCGAGCACGAGATGAAATGGTATCTCGAAAGCCGCTTTCCCGGGCAGCGCATGGAAATTCTCAACCTCGGTTGGAATGCGCGCATCGTGGCCTTTGACTCCGGCCCGGTCGAACGCGGCGTCGAGGTCAAACTGACTTACCCGTAA
- a CDS encoding DUF2277 domain-containing protein, translated as MCRNIKTLFNFEPPVTDEEIRAASLQFVRKLSGFTKPSKANEAAFAAAVDEVAVVASKLLHSLETNTPPRNRAEEAAKARARSAQRFAG; from the coding sequence ATGTGTAGAAACATCAAAACGCTTTTTAATTTCGAGCCGCCAGTTACCGATGAGGAAATCCGCGCGGCTTCGTTGCAATTTGTGCGCAAACTGAGCGGCTTTACCAAACCTTCGAAAGCCAACGAAGCCGCCTTCGCCGCGGCGGTTGACGAAGTTGCCGTAGTGGCGAGCAAGCTCTTACATTCGCTGGAAACGAACACGCCGCCCAGAAATCGCGCAGAGGAAGCGGCCAAAGCGCGCGCCCGCTCAGCCCAGCGTTTTGCTGGCTGA